A single genomic interval of Anguilla rostrata isolate EN2019 unplaced genomic scaffold, ASM1855537v3 scaf0136, whole genome shotgun sequence harbors:
- the LOC135246282 gene encoding zinc-binding protein A33-like, whose product MKINLDCWNIISLCLGAGGPQGKPLWWPVAGVFVTLLFFTYYNLSLMMFSTEYVYTCIHLITIVLLCVFQSYKNIKERAQCTLQDPELLSGALIDVAKHLGNLKFRVWEKMLEMVQYTPVVLDPNTAAPWLSLSDLTTVRHTGTDQKYPANPERFSYIVSVLGSEGFTSGTHSWEVKVGNKYKWDIGVVKESISRKGSITCSPERGFWVLTLRNGDKYYASGVTDLTLKRKPQSIRVQLDYDRGEVSFFNSSDMSLIYTFKDTFTERVFPYFSPCLKQDKNEGPLQICPVKISVKVTSNQ is encoded by the exons atgaaaataaatctggactgttggaacatcatctccctgtgtctcggtgctggagggccccaaggaaagccactttggtggcctgtggcaggcgtgtttgtcacactCTTGTTTTTCACTTATTATAACTTGTCTCTCATGATGTTCTCTACTGAGTACgtttatacatgtatacatctTATCACAATTGTGCTGTTatgtgtttttcagagctaCAAGAACATCAAGGAAAG agcccagtgcacactgcaggatccagagctgctctcaggggcactgatagatgtggccaaacacctgggcaacctgaagttcagagtctgggagaagatgctggagatggtgcagtaca CTCCTGTGGTGCTGGACCCCAACACTGCAGccccctggctctctctctctgatctgaccactgtgagacacacaggtacagaccaGAAATATCCTGCCAACCCAGAGAGGTTTAGCTACATTGTGAGTGTGCTGGGATCTGAGGGGTTTACCTcagggacacacagctgggaggtgaAGGTGGGGAATAAATATAAGTGGGATATAGGAGTGGTGAAAGAGTCCATCAGTAGGAAGGGAAGTATAACATGCAGCCCAGagagaggattctgggtctTAACGCTGAGGAATGGTGATAAGTACTATGCATCTGGAGTTACTGACCTCACACTGAAGAGGAAACCCCAGagcatcagagtgcagctggactatgacaggggggaggtgtcctTCTTCAACTCCAGTGACATGTCActcatttacacttttaaagACACATTTACTGAGAGAGTGTTTCCGTACTTCTCTCCCTGTTTGAAACAAGATAAGAATGAAGGACCGCTGCAAATATGCCCAGTGAAAATCTCTGTGAAAGTGACGTCAAACCAGTGA